The genomic segment ATGTGTGAAATGGAATTTAGAGATTGATAAAAGTATTGAAATGCTGTATCACGTAGAAACTACTGGAATCTCTTTCTAGTATCTTTCtacttcgtaaaaaaaaaaaaacatttaagtagACAGATAATTAGTCATGCTTAGtaaaaaattcgatattatGAACATTATCGTATcgtgttagaattttaaaataaaaaaattgaagagacgtgaagaaagcgattttgatcatatttacaaatctattgaaagtaaactaaaaataagaaaattattttatttacatttatagaaTCTAAAAGTCTTTaagaaagtattaaaaaaatttttatgtaaagtttgtattgtatacaaaaaaagtaacggAAATCATAacgattcgttactttttgaataacagtaacgagttactttttaaaataactttcccAACTCTGCATATCTTtggacatttaaaaattttttaaatacatccGACTGATGTACTTAGGATCTTTTGCTATGTGGGATGATACATGTCTGGTATGAGTGCGGATATACAtacttcaaaatattaatgtgtaaCACTTTCTTTCAGGGTTGCTTTCCGTGTAAAGAGAATGAGCCTTTAACACTTGGGCACGAGTTTGTAGGTACGATCGATGAGCTTGGATCGGAAGTGACTACATTTAAGGTCGGCCAACGGGTCGCCGTCGATCCTAACAGTGGATGCAACAAATGCGATCACTGTCACAACGCAAACTATCATTTCTGTGAAATTGGCGGTATAAATAATACGATAGGCATTTTTAGAGATGGAGGATGGGCTACACACGCGATTGTTCCGGAAACTCAAGTACAGTGATATATAGGTGTATCTCACACAAAAAAccaaatgttttataataatagattgttTAACCAATCTTTGAAtcgattttcatttaataaaaatattaaagagaaaaaaacgaaGGATATCTACtctgaaaaaaaacatgaaacatttggaaagtaaatttaatgtgtttaaaatatattataaatatatgtacatatatatgtctttATCTCTGTTTATATGTACAATCTTAATAACGAATAAGTAGGAAATATTCTTGATTGTAATttgtagtttaaaaaaaaatgaaaatgttatacaagtgaaaaatatttagctaACGAAAAAATTGTTCAGTATTTCTCAgtacatttacaaatctatcacttgaaatttaagaagctctgtgtttcttttttcgtgtgagtaagaaatattagaaaacgcatagcgttttaaaataaaaaaatttattttagaaattattgtattaaaaagacTAAAGTATTGTCTTTACccaaaattttgaacaaaaatacctggaatAAGAGCAggatatttttagtaaatttttttacaagatttgaatagATATTCTGAGTAATCGGAAGgataaagtaataaagaaTAGCAAGTCAAAGAGTAAAAATACAGTGGCTTGAGTATAAATAATGACTTTTCCCTACTATacaatgtgatttttttccaCTAAGAAAAAATCGAATCCAAATTGGTAGAAAAGTTTATCATTGTCGAAAATTTGTCACGAAGataatcaatttctttttagacATTTTGTATAACGTCTCACCACATGgtgatatattacatatatataattcgcgtctattgtatgtatatctgGATCTATTGTTTGTAGGTTTATTTGATCCCGGATGAAATTGAAATGTATCACGCGGTGCTAAGTGAACCGATGTCATGTCTTGCTCACGGCTGGGATAAGCTTAATCCCGTAAATGTAGGAAACAAAGTTCTCGTAATAGGCGCTGGTATCATAGGTTTACTATGGTCCTGTCTACTTCACTTACGCGGTCATAGAAAGACCGTCACTATCAGTGAACCGCAACAGAAACGGAGGGAATTCGCCGCTCGTCTtggtaattataaaaatatattgaaaaatatgttgaagcattatttggaaatatattgaagcattattttatacaacattTTGTGTATCAACgtgagaaatttttgaaagagtTCTAATAGAGATGTATTTTTGCGTGTACATACAGGTCTAGATTATCAAGTTAAAAATCCAAACGATTTAAAAGAAGAGTTTGATATAGCTGTGGACTGTAGCGGCTCTGCTCCAGCGATGGAAGCGGCCATTTCCTTACTGGGTCGCGGTGGTCGTCTGTGTGTATTCGGTGTCGCCAATCCGAAAGCGAAGATGTCAATTGAACCGTTTCAAGTAAATTTATCACATAGCTATAAGAACTATATTGAGAGTTTCATAACATAGGGGCGTATATtcccaatttaaaaaaatgaaatattaaggCATATAAAAAAgctctatatacatatatgtctttattttataacaaagctACTAATTGCCCTacttattatagaaataaatacagaaatatttagaGATTCTTCAAATGCGTGTAATACGATTTTGGATTTACCTCCCTATGTTATGAAACTATccataaattcttattaaaaatgattctatttttaattaattattctgtatttaattttctgtatgTTTTGCAGATTTATAAGAAAGAGTTGACCATCATCGGCGTAATTATAAATCcttattcttttcttaaagGATTAGCTTTGTTGCGGCCAATGTCTGAGAAATATCTTGATTACAACAAATTAGGAATAAAGGTATATTCTTTATCCCAATATAAAGAAGCTCTGGATGCGTTGAAGGAGGGAGAGATAAGCAAGGCTGTTTTCAAATTGTAAAATGGGATCTTTATATGTTGgaatggataaaaataaaagatattatttttagaaggTTTTATTACtcattttttgtatacaaattgggctgaatatttaattatattttgaatgataaaatgcaatatCATAGTATACACAAATGAGTATctgtataaaacataattattaatattaaagctataatatatttgacagtACATGTAGTGTGTtacaatgtatacatatatatatatatatatactatagtatttatatatatatatatatatatatatatatatatatatataaatactatagttattacaaatattacgaGTATCATGGCGTCAAGATTCAAAtgcaaaatatgatattaacaagtgtaaaatcgtataaatttgttaagggtatataaaaacttgatgagattctcttttttttattgagattttATCCTCCTATTTTCACTTATCAgggattatatattatatattatatgatacgccttgttaaaaaagatttgGTTAACTTAATTATAACTGTGCAGAATAAGTCAAGAAATATGTACTTGATAAAACACATTAAatgttacttatatatatgtatatataagtaacatacatgaatacaaataaaatgttgccTAAactatacacatttataattttatttgtaatatgaaTTATACTTTATCACGAACAAGGCACTAACATCAACATTGTTTTCTTTGTTCATGATGTTTCACACTCAAACGCCCCTTTATATTAACAAGATAGCTGCATAATTTTACTATCAGGTTTTccctatataatattaacaaatccGTATTGTCGACTTGTAACTACCGATAGCTATCTATAAGATAATAAggtaatattatgtttctttataACGTCATTATTCGTCACTTTTTTCTGTCGTCAGTAACGAGACCAAAAGATGTTTGTCGTACCATCTGCACGCggcgttatataatattatgtttcatcATGAGTGTATATTGAAatgctataatttatatcttgctaatattttttttggctATTATTGATGTATTTATGAAGTATGAaagttattttctaataattaaaatgttaacaaGTAGCAAATCAGCataataaatggataaaaatcattttacatttaGTATCATACACCTTCTTCTATTCTACTAATCTAATCtcgattttgtttaatatcattctaataaagttaaaacttCGATGTGTAAAAATTGAGCAgcataattacaaaaaaatataaaaagataagctcataaaaatttaaaaaaatgtatatataatatagattgatatgaaaatttcagtaaaaattatacaacatatcgatatgtatatacataaaaattgattctaaaaatggaaattttctaaaaaattgtagTGCGTCTTTAAGATAtggaaataatgatatattaaatttttgttaacaaTTGCACTCTAGCGATAGAAATGCCACAATCTCATGACGTTTGCATTGTTTTTatcgatgatataatatatataaatcgcttcgttcataaataattataaaaataatcgcgtGATAAAATAGACCTGGTCAGtttgtaaaactttaattCTGAGGCCTTTTATAGCTTAGGTTTTGGTCTTATAGCATTATTGTGATAACAATAATACTAATGATTGTATAGAGCCATTTTAAGAAATCGCACCTGTTTGCTGCTGCCCATTGAAGGCCTGGATAGTTAATATTTGGCATGGAAATTTCTGtaaataacacatatatacaaacatatataaatataatataataaattaatataatataataaattaataaattaatataaccagaaattaattaagaataaaataaaataattatttccaactttcattatttcaaaaaaaaatatagaaaaatgacTTACCtcattatagtaattaataaaactagaaCTATCAAATGGCTCGAAGCAACTGGAATTACGCCAGTTCCATAATGAGCTTGACCACAAGCTGGTGGGCAAACAGGAATAATGGTTTCTGCGTAAACAAACAACGGAACAAATCTAACATGCTGTCTACTAAAATAACTCTATCGCAAATGGctaagaaacaaaattaataaaaatgacgacaaaaaagacaaattttaaaagtaaaaaaaaatatatatgtatataaaataaaatgcacatttatacatatatatatatatatgcataatgcacatattaaatttgagacCACAATGATTTCATTTTCATGCACAAGTCAATATATTGACAACTCTGgatctaatataattaaatatatatatataattaaatacatatatatatatatatatatatatatatatatatatatatgtacacacacacacacacacacaaggtggcccattttaatcaattcagttgaatattttgaaaactaagatcaataaagaaaaatgtttaagacAAAAGTTCTATAGTTTTAAGGGAGACATAAAAAGGCAATGGTATGACCTTGGATAGTCTTTTGAAGGTGACATAAAGCTCATCTTCACTTTGCTTAAATGGAAGatgatttctatttttcattgtatacTCGTGTAGTTTATGTTGAGAGccttccaaaacactataataaagtattttttaattaagtttattcttttcgagttatgaggCTTGAAAGTTAcaacattttgataaaatacaaaatatcttttaaaatactcAGTTTTAGATAATGTTATCTTAACACTTACATAGAATAATGggacaaaaaaaatgtgtagCTACttgttacaaatttatatttttttctttaagacaaatatgcattttctttacaccaactCTCTGCACCAATTGATtcatctcattattctgtgtttaaatattaagatagaTTATCGAAAACTGCatgttttataagatattttgtattttatgtcaaaatattgtaactttcAAGcttcataactcgaaaagtacttaaaaaaaaaaaaaaaaaactattatagtgttttgaaaagctctcgacgtaagctacaagaatatacaataaaaaatatgaggttccatttaagaagAATGTGACCTTCATGTAACCTTCAAAAGATTATCCAAGATCATATCATTGCCATCTTCTTATGTCTCCCTTAAAACCATACAATTTttctctgaaatatttttctctactcATCTcagttttcaaaatatttagctGGATTGATTAAAATGGGCcatcctgtatataaaatatatatatttaattatattgttatatatataatatatataacaattaaatatgtgtatatatatataaatatatatatataaattatctacaGGTAACGtacaatataaagaaatctagaaaattgctttttctttttagattttcttaCCAAAAAGCTCAACTTTTGTTTCAGCACTGCCCAATTTATTGGCCGCCCGACATATGTATTCTCCATATTGCCGTTTTTCTATAGTAATAACTCGAATCGTTGTATCAGTATACTCGTCTGCTGTTGCGAAATGCGATATACTGTAATGCTGATTATTCGACAATTGTACGTCATCTTTGACCCAGGTAATAGCTGGTGGAGGATACGCCTCTACGTGACACTCCAAATCCATATCATACTGCAAAGCTTGTCCCAGTCGTGGCCTCGGAGCTGTTATTACCGGCGCGAATTCAACCTCCACATTGATATTACGTCTAGCACCACGTCCAACGCTATTTTCAGCAACGCAGTAGTACGTTCCACGATCCTCTTTTCGTATAGTAGATATTTTCAATGTATTGCcgctgtaatatatttaaagtttacaCATAGCTTGtgaagttattaataaaatataattttcattaattatccCATACCGATAAATTGATCCTCCAGTAGGCAAAATGGCATTATTCTCCCTGCGCCATGTTATTCTTGGCGATGGATAGCCACTGGCATAGCATTCCAACATAATAGATTGTCCCTCGCTAACTACTAGAGATTGAGTCGAGTTGTCGCTAATTATCGGTGGTCTACGAACTTGCAATTCCACTTCCGCATTTATAAGATTGTTCACAGATATTTGTATTCTACATTGATAGAATCCAGCATCTGTTTCTTGTATATCCTTAATCTGAAAtatcaagtatatataatttaatgccATTAatgtttgaatatataaatatatattgagacAAGAATATTTCAATTGAGTCTTACTTGCAAGACATAAGTGGTAGATGCTGTGTCATGTTTAATGGAAAATCTGCTATCCCGAATTATCAATGCGGTGCCAGTAGAAAGTGCCACTTGCTCGTGCACGCTGTCTCTGTTGACTTTTATCCACAAAACAGGATAATCCTGCGCGTACTGAATGGAACAATGTAATTCCACAGTCTCTCCAATATCCTTAATTTGTTCCTGTGATATGTAAGATATTGTTGGAGTACGTTGAGCCACAACTGAAAAGCGACAAATTGCAATTCACACATCTGAATTGACAACTTAAGCTGCATTATCGTGAACTGTATCATTATTCTGGGAAAAAGGAGAATTTTTCCATTTCGAGTACAGGATGAAAGGCgtgatatacagggtgttaaaaaaaaaaaatttttttaacatgctTATGAAACACCTTGTATATCGCTCAATACAAGTTACGTATACAAAAGTGTTTACCTGTTTGCAAGAATGCGCATGTCAAAGCTAAAACGACAACACGCATCGTGGTGACACACCCAATACGATACTAGAGTTCTTCGAAAAGATCGTCTTTAGCTTCTGTCTGCGACGCGATTGTTGCTGTGTTTGTTTCTGAACATAGGATTCCTCCTTGCAATTTAACGAAGCGCGAATCAAGTTTTATTCATTCGAGATGATTTTATTCGGCGATACAAATCAACTATTCGATGCGACGTGATCGGCAAAAAGGAAGAGTAACACATCCGAAATGGTCCAAAGCGTCCACGGGCGGGACAGGTGACTGTTGTCTGATGACGAGCGTTGTAAATATGGCGTACGATGTACGATGCCTACATCTCTAGTCAAGTGTGAGATGAAAATCTCATTTCGTCGTAGATCTCTTATTTCGCCACGATTATCACTCCGGTTAAATCAATTGAAAATTAGTATTtgcaattgtaaaattaaaattgattagtGTAACGTTCTGCGAATGGTCCCGATAAATTGTTAACATGATTCGATTGCTTTTGCGATTGATTTGAATATTCGAATGCTCGAATGATCGAATTTCAAAgctaataagattattaattattgtgaaaaaaagtttctcaacgtgtttaatatgtttaatttgttCTTTCAAGAAaactctttaatattttatatataattaaataaaatattgcaaaacatataatataatataataattgtaataattgattaattttttatataattcacatttacttttcttatataatttttcatataattacatttaattttactttttttcttattttaaaatatataatattctttcattatattatacacataatatatatcattaaaaatattcaataaaggtttttttaaacttcaaatatttcaaaaatagtataaaaaacaagttaaatcaaagtaaaatatttatatatttgattattaatatatacaaataaaaacggACTAATAATAACTAAACATAGGAAGCAAGATGCGTAAATAAATgtctttaaaagaaatttattaattaattgttatacaataagtttattaaatagcAGGAATTCACGCTCTCTTTGTGTTTATAAACCTAATTCTTCTCATTAACTGATTTACAGGATTAtacccgataaaaaatttttatatataatcagacaaaaatggccgtatctaattatacaaatttatatacgaaatttgtccattttatatataattatatataattatatttaattctgcataactatacataagaaattttttatcggtaTTCAATCAATCAATATCAACGTCATAATCTTTACAAagatcgaattaaaaaaaagactagTTAAAATAGTCAAAGCAGCTCCTTAAAGAGtactctttaattaaaatattaatatttatttattaagtgatttttttattaccacCTTGAACGGgtcaaaatcatttttggaaattttttaaaagacgtaacaaaataaatacaaaaattaaaaatgaggcatttattaaataactctttaaggtaaaaaaaaaatatttaaaaaaattttaaataaaattgcgctAAAGCCAAGACTGGAAGCCGTTTTTGACCGACGCTCTCCGCGGTATTCAGTCTCAGGCTACAATattggatttaaaaaaataaaacatttttattatctagcTACTAAAAATcgaagaaatacatatattttaaaaatatttgaaaacatttatttttgtagaattGGTAAATACttggaaaaaatttcattttacttcttaaaaattttgtgcaaAAGTGTTAattgcaagaaaaatttttaatatatcgcaaaatccgtatatatttctttaagttatacatatataaaagaagatttCCTAAAAGTTTCAAGTGAATCGGTTAAAAATTGTAGGAGTTATGCTGAACGTCGATTTCAGAAAAGccattttgagaaaaatgcaTTCAAAGAGACAAACATATTTGGTCTCATTACTGATAAACGACAGAAGAAGCAAGGAATAATGTCGTTAggttataaagaatataatattaccttattatatatcttatagaTAGTTATTGGCAGTTACAAGTCGACAATACGGATCTGTCAATATTATATAGGTGAAAcctaatagtaaaattatatccaGCTATCCTGTTAATAAAAGAACGTTTGTGTGTGAAacatcataaaaaaagaaaataatgttgatgttAGTACCTTGTTCGTGATAAAGTGTAAttcatcttctttttcttcgcaGTCATATCTTCATGTCTGAAGAGTCGTGACATCATGACTATGTATACTGTTTGGTTGATTGTCTCCAATGTTGTCTATTCTCCGTTGCCCTTACATTCATCTGTAGCGATTTCCCCATGATCTCTTTGATTTGGTCTATCCATCTCTAGCCGAGGGTCTGCCCTGTGGTCTTTTGCCCTCGACTTTCCCCTGGACGATCAGTCTCTCTAAATTGTCATTTTCTCGTCGGGTAATATGCCCAAAGAACTGCAAAATGCGCCGACGACAGACAGTGGATAATCGATCCTTAATTTCTAACTCGTTTAGTATCGAGACGTTGGTCCTATGATCAGTGCAGAGAATGCGGAGCATTCCAGCACCACATTTCAAAAGCATCTATTTGGCGTCTGTCAGCCGTCTTTATAGTCCAGGATTCGGAGCCGTATGAAAATATGGAGAAGACCAGCGCACTCACTAGGGTCTTCTTAGTGTTTCTTGATATATGTTTGTCTATCCATATTTTGAGCAGGTTCGACATAGCTGTTCTTGCCAGTGTTATCCGCCTGCTAATCTCTGGTTCGGATCTTCCTCTGTTTGTTATTAGAGAttctagatatataaattcttctaCGGTTTCCACTCTGCTTGGTTAGGTTTCTTAGCTGCAAGGTGTCGCTTC from the Anoplolepis gracilipes chromosome 11, ASM4749672v1, whole genome shotgun sequence genome contains:
- the LOC140670880 gene encoding sorbitol dehydrogenase encodes the protein MEYLSFDLSTKSLTLKKRDILPKPAANEVRIKVAYSGICGTDLHIMEGCFPCKENEPLTLGHEFVGTIDELGSEVTTFKVGQRVAVDPNSGCNKCDHCHNANYHFCEIGGINNTIGIFRDGGWATHAIVPETQVYLIPDEIEMYHAVLSEPMSCLAHGWDKLNPVNVGNKVLVIGAGIIGLLWSCLLHLRGHRKTVTISEPQQKRREFAARLGLDYQVKNPNDLKEEFDIAVDCSGSAPAMEAAISLLGRGGRLCVFGVANPKAKMSIEPFQIYKKELTIIGVIINPYSFLKGLALLRPMSEKYLDYNKLGIKVYSLSQYKEALDALKEGEISKAVFKL
- the Lac gene encoding lachesin isoform X2; the protein is MRVVVLALTCAFLQTVVAQRTPTISYISQEQIKDIGETVELHCSIQYAQDYPVLWIKVNRDSVHEQVALSTGTALIIRDSRFSIKHDTASTTYVLQIKDIQETDAGFYQCRIQISVNNLINAEVELQVRRPPIISDNSTQSLVVSEGQSIMLECYASGYPSPRITWRRENNAILPTGGSIYRGNTLKISTIRKEDRGTYYCVAENSVGRGARRNINVEVEFAPVITAPRPRLGQALQYDMDLECHVEAYPPPAITWVKDDVQLSNNQHYSISHFATADEYTDTTIRVITIEKRQYGEYICRAANKLGSAETKVELFEISMPNINYPGLQWAAANRCDFLKWLYTIISIIVITIML
- the Lac gene encoding lachesin isoform X1, with amino-acid sequence MRVVVLALTCAFLQTVVAQRTPTISYISQEQIKDIGETVELHCSIQYAQDYPVLWIKVNRDSVHEQVALSTGTALIIRDSRFSIKHDTASTTYVLQIKDIQETDAGFYQCRIQISVNNLINAEVELQVRRPPIISDNSTQSLVVSEGQSIMLECYASGYPSPRITWRRENNAILPTGGSIYRGNTLKISTIRKEDRGTYYCVAENSVGRGARRNINVEVEFAPVITAPRPRLGQALQYDMDLECHVEAYPPPAITWVKDDVQLSNNQHYSISHFATADEYTDTTIRVITIEKRQYGEYICRAANKLGSAETKVELFETIIPVCPPACGQAHYGTGVIPVASSHLIVLVLLITIMRNFHAKY